A genome region from Panicum virgatum strain AP13 chromosome 4K, P.virgatum_v5, whole genome shotgun sequence includes the following:
- the LOC120703328 gene encoding very-long-chain 3-oxoacyl-CoA reductase 1-like isoform X2 has protein sequence MTGTAPAAWFIFFLLVFVGGVSAAAFSFRLLVYLALCLSRPKDLRRRYGAWALVTGPTSGIGRSVALELARRGLNLVLLDLDAANLQETSDVITSRHGVKTRTVVFDLSLVGTPQGDESMRRLRAAIEGLDVGVLVNNAGVGRPAVAYLHEADVEAWVRMVRVNLWALTEVTAAVLPGMVERGRGAVLNMGSASSEAIPSFPLNTIYAATKRYVSKFSRSLYVEYRSKGIDVQCQCTAGPVLRGDQAGAQRRAGQLALAVRPHAGRLRPRGGALDRARPALHPRRRPPAPVVPRRRPAGRRARLAPPARAPAVQSAVPEREGGDGVGS, from the exons ATGACAGGAACGGCACCGGCGGCGTggttcatcttcttcttgctgGTTTTCGTCGGCGGCGTCTCCGCCGCGGCGTTCTCGTTCCGCCTCCTCGTCTACCTCGCGCTCTGCCTGAGCCGGCCAAAGGACCTGCGCCGCCGGTACGGCGCGTGGGCCTTGGTCACCGGCCCGACGTCCGGCATCGGCCGGTCCGTGGCGCTGGAGCTCGCGCGCCGCGGCCTCAacctcgtcctcctcgacctCGACGCCGCCAACCTCCAGGAGACCTCCGACGTAATCACGTCTCGCCACGGCGTGAAGACGAGGACCGTGGTGTTCGACCTCTCGCTCGTCGGCACCCCTCAAG GCGACGAGTCGATGCGGCGGCTCCGGGCGGCGATCGAGGGCCTGGACGTCGGCGTGCTGGTGAACAACGCCGGTGTGGGGAGGCCGGCGGTGGCGTACCTGCACGAGGCCGACGTGGAGGCGTGGGTGAGGATGGTACGGGTGAACCTGTGGGCGCTGACGGAGGTCACGGCCGCCGTCCTGCCGGGGATGGTGGAGCGCGGCCGGGGCGCCGTACTGAACATGGGCTCGGCGTCGTCAGAGGCCATCCCCTCCTTCCCACTCAACACCATCTACGCCGCCACTAAACG GTACGTTTCTAAGTTCTCGAGGAGCCTTTACGTCGAGTATAGAAGCAAAGGGATTGATGTGCAGTGCCAG TGTACTGCAGGCCCCGTTCTTCGTGGCGACCAGGCTGGTGCCCAGCGCCGTGCTGGACAACTGGCTCTCGCCGTTCGTCCCCACGCCGGACGCCTACGCCCGCGCGGCGGTGCGCTGGATCGGGCACGCCCCGCTCTGCACCCCCGCCGTCGGCCACCAGCTCCTGTGGTGcctcgccggcgtcctgccgGACGCCGCGCACGACTGGCTCCGCCTGCGCGAGCACCTGCGGTTCAGAGCGCTGTTCCAGAGAGAGAGGGCGGCGATGGCGTCGGCAGCTGA
- the LOC120703328 gene encoding very-long-chain 3-oxoacyl-CoA reductase 1-like isoform X1: MTGTAPAAWFIFFLLVFVGGVSAAAFSFRLLVYLALCLSRPKDLRRRYGAWALVTGPTSGIGRSVALELARRGLNLVLLDLDAANLQETSDVITSRHGVKTRTVVFDLSLVGTPQGDESMRRLRAAIEGLDVGVLVNNAGVGRPAVAYLHEADVEAWVRMVRVNLWALTEVTAAVLPGMVERGRGAVLNMGSASSEAIPSFPLNTIYAATKRYVSKFSRSLYVEYRSKGIDVQCQAPFFVATRLVPSAVLDNWLSPFVPTPDAYARAAVRWIGHAPLCTPAVGHQLLWCLAGVLPDAAHDWLRLREHLRFRALFQRERAAMASAADWGENTTHAKK; encoded by the exons ATGACAGGAACGGCACCGGCGGCGTggttcatcttcttcttgctgGTTTTCGTCGGCGGCGTCTCCGCCGCGGCGTTCTCGTTCCGCCTCCTCGTCTACCTCGCGCTCTGCCTGAGCCGGCCAAAGGACCTGCGCCGCCGGTACGGCGCGTGGGCCTTGGTCACCGGCCCGACGTCCGGCATCGGCCGGTCCGTGGCGCTGGAGCTCGCGCGCCGCGGCCTCAacctcgtcctcctcgacctCGACGCCGCCAACCTCCAGGAGACCTCCGACGTAATCACGTCTCGCCACGGCGTGAAGACGAGGACCGTGGTGTTCGACCTCTCGCTCGTCGGCACCCCTCAAG GCGACGAGTCGATGCGGCGGCTCCGGGCGGCGATCGAGGGCCTGGACGTCGGCGTGCTGGTGAACAACGCCGGTGTGGGGAGGCCGGCGGTGGCGTACCTGCACGAGGCCGACGTGGAGGCGTGGGTGAGGATGGTACGGGTGAACCTGTGGGCGCTGACGGAGGTCACGGCCGCCGTCCTGCCGGGGATGGTGGAGCGCGGCCGGGGCGCCGTACTGAACATGGGCTCGGCGTCGTCAGAGGCCATCCCCTCCTTCCCACTCAACACCATCTACGCCGCCACTAAACG GTACGTTTCTAAGTTCTCGAGGAGCCTTTACGTCGAGTATAGAAGCAAAGGGATTGATGTGCAGTGCCAG GCCCCGTTCTTCGTGGCGACCAGGCTGGTGCCCAGCGCCGTGCTGGACAACTGGCTCTCGCCGTTCGTCCCCACGCCGGACGCCTACGCCCGCGCGGCGGTGCGCTGGATCGGGCACGCCCCGCTCTGCACCCCCGCCGTCGGCCACCAGCTCCTGTGGTGcctcgccggcgtcctgccgGACGCCGCGCACGACTGGCTCCGCCTGCGCGAGCACCTGCGGTTCAGAGCGCTGTTCCAGAGAGAGAGGGCGGCGATGGCGTCGGCAGCTGATTGGGGAGAGAATACGACGCACgccaaaaaatga